From the Lolium rigidum isolate FL_2022 chromosome 2, APGP_CSIRO_Lrig_0.1, whole genome shotgun sequence genome, one window contains:
- the LOC124689378 gene encoding DEAD-box ATP-dependent RNA helicase 35A-like, with product MEVEDGPPFQPKIIASISDTILGLIRSSLSLPLRACVPDESHTFRTLTAAMAPAAAAVSVADDEDGYEDYIPVSKRRATDALRFRLSKPAAPSSTASLPPPPPASTDNRASLLATHAQLKHSAPELTATERLIQQEKELLEDLSSTAKPLLPVGQAARGITYTAPLRTGWKPPLRLRRMPRGRADELRRRWHILVDGDDVPPPARDFRDDLRLPDPVLRVLRDKGIVRPTPIQVQGLPVALSGRDMIGIAFTGSGKTLVFVLPLVMLALQEETLMPVVPGEGPFGMVICPSRELAKQTYDVVETFLAPLRQAGFPEIRPLLCIGGVDVRTQLDVLNKGVHIVVATPGRLKDLLAKKKMNLDNCRYLTLDEADRLVDLGFEDDIREVIDHLKSQRQTLLFSATMPEKIQNFAKSALVKPVTVNVGRAGAANLDVIQEVEYVKEEARIIYLLECLQKTPPPVLIFCENKTDVDYIHEYLLLKGVEAVAIHGGKDQEERQNAIEFFKSGKKDVLVGTDVASKGLDFPDIQHVINYDMPAEIENYVHRIGRTGRCGKTGVATTFINRNQTESTLLDLKHLLKEAKQRIPPVLAELVDPLADAEAIAQESGVKGCQTCGGLGHRIADCPKRERQNSMAMAASRRDQYGGGGYRGEM from the exons ATGGAGGTTGAGGACGGGCCGCCCTTTCAGCCTAAGATCATAGCGTCGATCAGCGACACCAT CCTCGGACTGATCagatcctctctttctctcccGCTGCGTGCCTGCGTCCCCGACGAATCCCACACCTTCCGAACCCTAACCGCAGCCATGgcccccgccgctgccgctgtctccgtcgccgacgacgaggacggCTACGAGGACTACATCCCCGTCTCCAAGCGCAGGGCCACGGATGCCCTTCGTTTCCGCCTCTCCAAGCCCGCGGCGCCCTCCTCCACCGCGTCCCTCCCGCCGCCTCCACCCGCATCGACCGACAACAGGGCCAGCCTCCTCGCCACGCACGCGCAGCTCAAGCACTCCGCCCCGGAGCTGACCGCCACGGAGCGcctcatccagcaggagaaggagcTGCTGGAGGACCTCTCCTCCACCGCCAAGCCTCTCCTGCCCGTGGGGCAGGCCGCCAGGGGCATCACCTACACCGCACCGCTCCGCACGGGCTGGAAGCCGCCGCTCCGTCTCCGCCGCATGCCGCGCGGCAGGGCCGACGAGCTCCGCCGCCGGTGGCACAtcctcgtcgacggcgacgacgtgccgccgcccgcccgcgacTTCCGCGACGACCTCAGGCTCCCGGACCCCGTCCTGCGCGTGCTCCGCGACAAGGGCATCGTGCGGCCCACGCCCATCCAGGTGCAGGGCCTCCCCGTCGCGCTCTCCGGCCGCGACATGATCGGCATCGCCTTCACAGGGTCCGGGAAGACGCTCGTCTTCGTGCTGCCGCTCGTCATGCTCGCGCTGCAGGAGGAGACGCTCATGCCGGTTGTGCCCGGGGAGGGCCCGTTCGGGATGGTCATCTGCCCGTCCAGGGAGCTCGCCAAGCAGACGTACGATGTCGTCGAGACGTTCCTCGCTCCGCTCAGGCAGGCTGGCTTCCCGGAGATTCGGCCGCTGCTTTGCATTGGGGGTGTAGACGTGAGGACGCAGCTCGATGTGCTCAACAAGGGCGTGCATATCGTGGTTGCCACGCCTGGACGCCTCAAGGATCTTCTCGCAAAAAAGAAGATGAACCTCGACAATTGCAG GTATTTAACATTAGATGAAGCTGACAGGCTTGTTGATCTTGGATTTGAGGATGACATTCGGGAGGTTATTGACCATTTGAAGTCCCAAAGGCAGACTCTTCTTTTCTCTGCCACAATGCCCGAGAAGATTCAGAACTTTGCAAAGAGTGCCCTTGTGAAGCCGGTTACTGTCAATGTTGGAAGAGCTGGAGCAGCAAATCTCGATGTCATCCAAGAAGTTGAGTACGTCAAGGAAGAAGCCAGAATTATATACCTCCTCGAATGCCTCCAGAAGACTCCACCTCCTGTTCTTATATTTTGTGAAAACAAAACTGATGTCGACTACATCCATGAGTATCTTCTTCTGAAGGGTGTGGAAGCTGTTGCGATCCATGGAGGAAAAGATCAGGAGGAAAGGCAGAATGCTATCGAGTTCTTCAAGAGTGGAAAGAAGGATGTCTTGGTAGGTACTGATGTCGCCTCAAAGGGTCTCGATTTCCCTGATATTCAGCATGTGATCAACTACGACATGCCTGCCGAGATTGAGAACTATGTCCACAGGATCGGTCGAACGGGTCGATGTGGAAAAACTGGAGTAGCGACAACATTCATCAACAGGAACCAGACAGAGAGCACGCTTCTTGACCTCAAGCACTTGCTCAAGGAAGCGAAGCAGAGAATACCACCAGTGCTTGCTGAGCTCGTCGACCCGCTGGCGGATGCTGAAGCTATTGCCCAGGAGAGTGGCGTTAAGGGATGTCAAACCTGTGGTGGCCTTGGGCATCGTATCGCCGATTGTCCAAAGCGGGAGCGGCAGAACTCCATGGCCATGGCTGCCTCCAGAAGAGATCAGTATGGTGGTGGAGGTTACCGAGGAGAAATGTGA